A region from the Candidatus Thiothrix putei genome encodes:
- a CDS encoding IS481 family transposase, translating to MRKWQNREEMTDKSHRPDTPQTTLTEAQEWLVVELRKTLLLSLDDLTHITQEYINAAASRSGIDRCLRRHGIANLKVMKRELYGEEPPPKKVFKDYEPGYIHIDIKYLPKMSNEKEHQYLYVAIDRASRMVCLAIYPDKTAASTAEFLGKVEQRFPIKVQYVLTDNGKEFTDRFTRKGERDPTGKHKFDKACERIKAEHRLTKPRHPQTNGMVERFNGRISDLLQTTRFASSNELAEAIKHYERLYNHCIPQKALGYKTPIQALKEWQKKKPDLFKKKVYDLSGLDT from the coding sequence ATCCGCAAATGGCAGAACCGTGAGGAGATGACCGACAAATCGCACCGCCCGGATACGCCGCAAACCACGCTGACCGAAGCACAAGAATGGCTGGTGGTGGAGCTGCGCAAAACCCTGCTGTTGTCGCTGGATGACCTGACCCACATCACCCAAGAATACATCAATGCCGCCGCCAGCCGCTCGGGTATTGACCGCTGCCTGCGCCGTCATGGGATTGCCAACCTGAAAGTGATGAAGCGGGAACTGTATGGCGAGGAGCCACCGCCGAAAAAGGTATTCAAGGACTATGAACCCGGCTATATCCATATTGACATCAAATACTTGCCGAAGATGTCCAACGAGAAGGAACACCAATACCTGTATGTCGCCATCGACCGTGCCAGTCGTATGGTATGCCTTGCCATTTACCCGGACAAAACCGCTGCCAGCACAGCGGAGTTTCTGGGTAAGGTGGAGCAACGCTTCCCCATCAAGGTGCAATATGTGCTAACCGATAATGGTAAGGAATTCACCGACCGCTTTACCCGTAAAGGCGAACGTGACCCCACTGGCAAGCACAAATTCGACAAAGCCTGTGAACGCATCAAGGCTGAACACCGCCTCACCAAACCACGCCACCCCCAAACCAACGGCATGGTGGAACGCTTCAACGGGCGTATCAGCGACTTGTTGCAAACCACCCGTTTCGCCTCATCCAATGAATTGGCTGAGGCGATCAAACATTATGAACGGCTTTACAACCACTGCATTCCCCAGAAAGCACTGGGATACAAAACCCCTATTCAAGCGCTCAAAGAATGGCAGAAAAAGAAGCCAGATTTATTCAAAAAGAAAGTATATGATCTATCGGGACTTGACACCTAG
- a CDS encoding DUF6174 domain-containing protein, whose translation MKYILLTTLCAGLLSGCVATTPAFTGNTGTVVEHPVPSAESYFIANRDLLAAETKWRQNKPAHYTYTLQRSCFCTPEFRKPIAIEVSGSTVTKSTVDGVPLSLERRADALTTEGLFDIIRKAIDAKAARIDVQYDAQNGRPLSISIDQNTQMADEEMYYTASEFKAVTKAKPKAKKTVKKTKKK comes from the coding sequence ATGAAATACATCTTGCTGACCACACTCTGCGCAGGCTTGCTGAGTGGCTGTGTCGCAACCACACCTGCTTTTACAGGCAATACCGGTACAGTGGTAGAGCACCCTGTGCCATCTGCGGAAAGCTACTTCATTGCCAATCGCGACTTGTTAGCAGCAGAAACCAAGTGGCGGCAAAATAAACCAGCACATTACACTTACACCTTACAACGTTCCTGCTTCTGCACCCCGGAATTTCGCAAACCGATTGCGATTGAAGTATCGGGCAGCACGGTAACGAAATCAACGGTAGACGGTGTGCCGCTTTCCTTGGAACGCCGTGCTGATGCGCTAACCACCGAAGGTTTATTCGACATTATCCGCAAAGCCATTGATGCCAAAGCAGCGCGTATTGACGTGCAATATGACGCACAAAACGGTCGCCCGCTGTCGATCAGTATCGACCAAAATACGCAGATGGCTGATGAGGAAATGTATTACACCGCCTCTGAGTTCAAGGCAGTGACCAAAGCCAAACCTAAAGCGAAAAAGACCGTGAAGAAAACCAAGAAGAAGTAA
- a CDS encoding DUF2238 domain-containing protein translates to MTHRTWFLGLLGLFLVFAVALGIAPRYRHDWMLENILTVLTVILLLSTSKAFPLSRLSYGLIFVFLTLHEIGSHYTYAEVPYDQWWQSAFGYSLNEALGFERNHFDRLVHFLYGLLLAYPVREMFIRVADVKGFWSYFLPLDLTMSTSLLYELVEWAVAEVFGGELGMAYLGTQGDVWDAHKDMALASGGAFLAMGLTAGINSRVRR, encoded by the coding sequence ATGACACACCGCACGTGGTTTCTCGGTTTGCTTGGGTTATTTCTGGTATTCGCCGTAGCGTTGGGGATTGCACCACGCTACCGTCATGACTGGATGTTGGAAAACATTCTCACCGTGTTAACCGTGATTTTACTACTGAGTACCAGCAAAGCGTTTCCGCTATCACGCCTTTCCTATGGCTTGATTTTCGTATTTCTAACCTTGCATGAAATCGGCTCGCACTATACCTACGCTGAAGTGCCGTATGACCAGTGGTGGCAATCCGCCTTTGGTTATTCCCTAAACGAAGCGCTGGGGTTTGAACGCAACCATTTCGACCGGCTGGTGCATTTCTTGTATGGCTTGCTATTGGCTTACCCCGTGCGGGAAATGTTTATTCGGGTGGCGGATGTGAAAGGCTTCTGGAGCTATTTCCTGCCGTTGGATTTAACCATGTCGACGTCGCTGCTATACGAATTGGTGGAGTGGGCAGTCGCGGAAGTGTTCGGCGGTGAACTCGGCATGGCTTACCTCGGTACACAAGGTGATGTGTGGGATGCACACAAAGATATGGCACTGGCAAGCGGTGGGGCATTCTTGGCAATGGGGCTGACGGCGGGGATAAATAGTCGGGTTCGACGATGA